A window of the Flavobacterium sangjuense genome harbors these coding sequences:
- a CDS encoding Nramp family divalent metal transporter — protein sequence MSKSLEEVNESVSTQNKTTVFRKILAFFGPAYLISVGYMDPGNWATDIAGGSQFGYALLWVLLMSNIMALLLQSLSARLGIVTQRDLAQASRETYSKFINYILYFLAEIAIAACDLAEVLGMAIGLNLLFGIPLLEGVLITVLDTFLLLFLINKGIRKMEAFIIALVAIIGFSFVFEMIFAQPEVGSVLKGLIPSMPSEEALYIAIGIIGATVMPHNLYLHSSLVQTRKFDRSKAGIKQALKYNFIDSTIALNLAFFVNAAILILAAATFYKNGLFEIAEIQDAHRLLEPMLGTQWAPILFAVALIAAGQSSTITGTLAGQIIMEGYLNLRIQPWVRRIITRLIAIVPAVIVISIFGESVTGKMLILSQVILSLQLGFAIIPLIHFVSDKTKMKGFQISTITQIASWIVAIVIVSLNAKLVFNEIQGWLETSENPIVLWLTVVPLAFGFLILLLYIIFKPFVTDAKDVIGNHSPHNMIVKLSPERNYEKKNIAISVDFSDADEKALNHAFDIGNKETKYTLIHVVETVGAMIYGNNTSDLETTIDEKLLLDYKRLLEEKGFQIEIKLGFGKPGKVIPKIINEGNYDLLIMGTHGHTGFKDLIFGTTVDNVRHKISIPLFIVKN from the coding sequence ATGAGCAAATCTTTAGAGGAAGTAAATGAGTCGGTTTCGACCCAAAATAAAACTACTGTTTTTAGAAAAATACTGGCATTTTTTGGTCCGGCCTATTTAATCAGCGTTGGTTATATGGATCCGGGAAACTGGGCAACCGATATTGCCGGTGGAAGTCAGTTTGGGTATGCCTTACTTTGGGTTTTATTGATGAGTAATATCATGGCGTTGCTCCTACAAAGTTTGAGCGCACGTTTAGGAATTGTTACACAACGTGATTTGGCGCAGGCATCACGAGAAACCTATTCAAAATTCATAAATTATATTTTATATTTTCTTGCCGAAATTGCTATTGCGGCATGTGATTTGGCCGAAGTACTCGGAATGGCAATTGGACTAAATTTATTATTTGGAATTCCGCTACTTGAAGGTGTACTCATTACAGTTTTAGACACTTTTTTGTTGCTGTTTCTAATTAATAAAGGCATTCGAAAAATGGAAGCTTTTATCATCGCATTGGTAGCTATTATCGGGTTTTCATTTGTTTTTGAAATGATTTTTGCACAGCCCGAAGTAGGAAGCGTTCTTAAAGGATTAATTCCAAGTATGCCAAGCGAAGAAGCACTTTATATTGCCATTGGAATCATTGGAGCAACTGTAATGCCGCACAATTTATACTTGCATTCGTCCTTAGTGCAAACCCGAAAATTTGACCGAAGCAAAGCTGGAATCAAGCAAGCATTGAAGTATAATTTTATAGATTCTACCATTGCATTAAATCTGGCATTTTTTGTAAATGCAGCAATTTTAATTTTAGCAGCGGCTACTTTTTACAAAAACGGATTATTTGAAATTGCCGAAATTCAAGATGCGCATCGACTTTTAGAACCTATGTTGGGAACACAATGGGCGCCAATTTTATTTGCCGTAGCACTAATTGCAGCGGGACAAAGCTCCACAATTACGGGAACATTGGCGGGTCAAATTATCATGGAAGGGTATTTAAATTTACGAATTCAACCTTGGGTTCGACGCATCATTACCCGATTAATTGCTATTGTTCCGGCTGTAATTGTCATTTCAATTTTTGGCGAAAGCGTAACCGGAAAAATGCTGATTTTAAGTCAGGTGATTTTGAGTTTACAATTGGGTTTTGCCATCATTCCATTGATTCATTTTGTGAGCGATAAAACCAAAATGAAAGGATTTCAAATAAGTACAATTACACAAATTGCCTCATGGATTGTAGCCATTGTAATTGTTTCATTGAATGCCAAATTGGTCTTTAACGAAATTCAGGGCTGGCTCGAAACTTCTGAAAATCCTATTGTTTTATGGCTTACGGTTGTTCCGTTAGCATTTGGGTTCCTGATTTTGCTTTTATACATTATATTCAAACCATTTGTAACAGATGCAAAAGACGTAATCGGAAATCATTCGCCTCACAACATGATTGTAAAACTTAGTCCGGAACGAAATTATGAAAAGAAAAACATAGCCATTTCGGTTGATTTTTCAGATGCCGATGAAAAGGCATTAAATCATGCTTTCGATATAGGGAACAAAGAAACAAAATACACCTTGATACATGTTGTAGAAACGGTAGGCGCTATGATTTATGGGAATAATACCAGCGATCTCGAGACAACAATAGACGAAAAATTATTATTGGATTATAAAAGGCTTTTAGAAGAAAAAGGATTTCAAATAGAAATCAAATTAGGGTTTGGTAAGCCAGGAAAAGTCATTCCGAAAATCATTAACGAAGGCAATTATGATTTGTTGATTATGGGAACTCATGGGCACACCGGTTTCAAAGATTTGATATTTGGCACAACCGTTGACAACGTCCGACATAAGATTAGCATACCTTTGTTTATTGTAAAAAATTAA
- a CDS encoding metal-dependent transcriptional regulator, with translation MTFSEENYLKTIYHITAASGVEVSTNAIAEKMETKASSVTDMLKKLAEKELIVYKKYQGVLLTEKGKLSAKMIVRKHRLWEVFLVDKLQFSWDEVHDIAEQLEHIKSEKLINKLDNFLGNPTEDPHGDPIPDANGKINKVEKLVLAELNENQTGICIGVKDSSTQFLKYLDKNQITLGSKIEVLAKEEFDLSLRIKVEEKAVTVSNMIANNLYVKIV, from the coding sequence ATGACTTTTTCAGAAGAGAATTATTTAAAAACAATATATCATATTACGGCTGCTTCAGGTGTTGAGGTAAGTACCAATGCTATTGCTGAAAAAATGGAAACTAAAGCGTCTTCAGTAACTGACATGCTGAAGAAGTTGGCCGAAAAAGAATTAATAGTTTACAAAAAATACCAAGGCGTTTTATTGACAGAAAAAGGGAAACTCTCAGCCAAAATGATTGTTAGAAAACACCGTTTGTGGGAAGTTTTTTTGGTAGATAAATTGCAGTTTTCCTGGGACGAAGTTCATGATATTGCAGAACAATTGGAGCACATAAAATCAGAAAAGCTTATCAATAAACTGGATAATTTTTTGGGCAATCCAACCGAAGATCCACACGGAGATCCGATTCCGGATGCAAATGGAAAAATCAATAAAGTAGAAAAATTAGTATTGGCCGAACTCAATGAAAACCAAACCGGAATTTGCATTGGTGTCAAAGATTCGTCCACACAGTTTTTGAAATATTTGGATAAAAATCAAATTACATTAGGTTCTAAAATCGAGGTTTTAGCCAAAGAAGAATTCGATTTGTCATTGCGAATAAAAGTGGAAGAAAAAGCGGTTACCGTTTCAAATATGATAGCCAACAATCTTTACGTAAAAATTGTTTAG
- a CDS encoding FeoB-associated Cys-rich membrane protein yields METQQILVYLTLAVALIFIIRKFFWKKKSKKNCGDDDCGCH; encoded by the coding sequence ATGGAAACGCAACAAATCTTAGTTTATCTTACTCTTGCAGTAGCTTTGATTTTTATAATCCGGAAGTTTTTTTGGAAAAAGAAGTCAAAGAAAAACTGTGGCGATGATGATTGTGGCTGTCACTAA
- the feoB gene encoding ferrous iron transport protein B — MSIQNINVALIGNPNTGKTSVFNQLTGLKQQVGNYPGITVEKKLGFCKLTNTIKANILDLPGTYSLNASSIDENVVIELLLNKNDKLFPDVAVVITDVENLKRNLLLFTQIKDLEIPTILVINMTDRMKSKGISLDISFLEVQLKTRIVLVSTRKGIGIDELKNTIVDYKNLSSEPCLNASIIDVEYFNKLRHAFPNQLLYKLWLVITQDVNFLNLERNEIRNTFTKSHSDLKRLQQKETIKRYQFINDTLKVGQTIDSTNATDLRSKLDKVLTHKIFGYAIFFGILLLIFQSIFDWSSYPMDFIDASFADLANYAKTHLPAGEFTNLISEGIIPGIGGIVIFIPQIAFLFLFISVLEESGYMSRVVFLMDKIMRRYGLSGKSVVPLISGTACAIPAIMSARNIENWKERLITILVTPFITCSARLPVYAILIALIIPNKRLFGVFSLQGATLMILYLLGFGMAIFSAYILNKILKVKTKSYFVVEMPNYKLPLFKNVAINVIEKTKSFVFGAGKIILAISIILWFLGSHGPGNDFKNAQNIVEKEVYSSPMKINPSVISDRVSEYKLEHSYIGIIGKSIEPVIQPLGYDWKIGIAVVTSFAAREVFVGTLATIYSVGSKSDDDSTIKNRMESEVHDDGRKVFNFATGVSLLLFYAFAMQCASTLAITKKETNSWKWPLVQLIFMSGFAYITALIAYQILK; from the coding sequence ATGAGCATCCAGAACATCAATGTTGCCTTAATTGGAAATCCAAATACCGGAAAAACTTCGGTTTTCAACCAATTGACAGGATTGAAGCAACAGGTTGGAAATTATCCCGGTATTACCGTTGAAAAAAAATTGGGTTTTTGCAAATTAACCAATACAATCAAAGCCAATATTCTTGATTTACCCGGAACTTATAGCCTGAATGCAAGTTCGATTGACGAGAATGTTGTCATCGAATTATTGCTTAATAAAAACGACAAACTCTTTCCCGATGTTGCCGTTGTAATTACAGATGTTGAAAATTTAAAAAGAAACCTTTTACTTTTTACCCAAATAAAAGATTTGGAAATTCCGACCATTCTTGTCATTAACATGACTGATAGAATGAAATCAAAAGGGATTTCACTGGATATTTCCTTTTTGGAGGTTCAGCTAAAAACCAGAATTGTTTTGGTTAGTACCCGAAAAGGCATTGGAATTGATGAGCTTAAGAACACGATTGTCGATTATAAAAATCTTTCCAGCGAACCTTGTCTTAATGCTTCGATTATTGACGTTGAATATTTCAATAAACTCCGTCATGCTTTTCCAAATCAGTTGTTGTACAAACTTTGGCTGGTGATTACGCAGGATGTGAATTTTTTGAATTTGGAACGAAATGAAATCCGAAATACTTTCACAAAATCGCATTCCGATTTAAAACGGTTACAGCAAAAGGAAACTATCAAACGATACCAATTTATCAATGACACTTTGAAAGTTGGGCAAACCATCGACTCAACAAACGCCACCGATTTGCGCTCCAAATTAGACAAAGTACTAACGCATAAAATTTTTGGTTACGCTATTTTCTTTGGTATTTTACTTTTGATTTTCCAATCTATTTTTGATTGGTCGAGTTATCCGATGGATTTTATCGATGCCTCTTTTGCCGATTTGGCAAATTATGCTAAAACGCATCTTCCGGCTGGAGAATTTACCAATTTAATTAGCGAAGGAATCATTCCGGGAATTGGCGGAATAGTAATTTTCATTCCGCAAATTGCGTTTCTTTTTCTCTTTATTTCTGTACTTGAAGAAAGTGGCTATATGAGCCGTGTTGTCTTTTTGATGGATAAAATCATGAGACGTTACGGACTTTCGGGCAAAAGTGTGGTGCCGTTAATTTCGGGCACAGCTTGTGCGATTCCAGCGATTATGAGTGCAAGAAATATTGAAAACTGGAAAGAACGACTAATTACCATTTTGGTTACACCATTTATAACATGCTCAGCACGTTTACCGGTTTATGCCATTTTGATTGCTTTGATAATTCCAAACAAACGCTTATTTGGTGTTTTCAGTTTGCAAGGCGCAACACTGATGATATTATATCTTTTGGGTTTTGGAATGGCGATTTTTTCGGCCTACATTTTAAATAAAATTTTAAAGGTTAAAACCAAATCGTACTTCGTTGTTGAAATGCCAAATTACAAATTGCCGCTTTTTAAAAATGTGGCGATTAACGTAATTGAAAAAACAAAATCATTTGTTTTTGGAGCCGGGAAAATTATTTTGGCAATCTCAATAATCCTATGGTTTTTGGGTTCACATGGTCCTGGAAATGATTTTAAAAACGCTCAAAACATAGTTGAAAAAGAAGTTTATTCTTCTCCAATGAAGATAAATCCATCTGTGATTTCGGACAGGGTTTCTGAATATAAATTAGAGCATTCCTATATTGGAATCATCGGGAAATCTATTGAACCTGTAATTCAACCTTTGGGTTATGATTGGAAAATCGGTATTGCTGTGGTTACTTCTTTTGCGGCTCGTGAAGTTTTTGTCGGAACACTGGCAACCATTTACAGTGTTGGAAGTAAAAGTGATGATGACTCAACAATAAAAAACCGAATGGAATCTGAAGTTCATGATGACGGCAGAAAAGTATTCAACTTTGCGACCGGCGTTTCGTTGCTGTTATTTTATGCTTTCGCGATGCAGTGTGCCAGTACGCTTGCCATAACAAAGAAGGAAACCAATTCCTGGAAATGGCCATTAGTCCAGTTGATTTTTATGAGTGGATTTGCTTATATAACCGCATTGATTGCTTACCAAATCCTGAAATAA
- a CDS encoding FeoA family protein: MKTTVDLLQIGDIATITYVDLDKIPLKLLEMGCFPDNTLEIIQIAPLGDPIYLNVNNGSHLAIRKETAREIEVEIHEK; this comes from the coding sequence TTGAAAACCACTGTTGATTTATTACAAATTGGAGACATCGCCACAATCACTTATGTTGATTTGGATAAAATTCCGCTAAAGCTTTTAGAAATGGGTTGCTTCCCTGACAACACTTTGGAAATTATCCAAATTGCACCGCTTGGCGATCCCATTTATCTGAATGTAAATAATGGTTCTCATTTGGCTATCAGAAAGGAAACTGCTCGTGAGATTGAAGTTGAAATCCATGAGAAATAA
- a CDS encoding SCO family protein, which translates to MLDTIKKYRIFIGTFVIFSIITITLFYNVLKPSKTLPIYNPSAVNPELVDSTVQYIAREHKIADFSFINQNGKVITQKDYEGKIYVADFFFTTCQSICPIMTTNMVDVQKAILNNPKVMLLSHTVTPEIDSVPVLKKYALEKGVIDSKWNLVTGDKKDIYSLARKSYLAVKLGKPNELYDMVHTENFVLVDAHRRVRGFYDGTKKEEINRLIDDINWLCENDKK; encoded by the coding sequence ATGCTCGATACCATAAAGAAATATAGGATTTTTATTGGAACTTTTGTGATTTTTTCCATCATAACCATTACATTGTTTTACAATGTTTTAAAACCAAGTAAAACACTTCCCATCTACAATCCTTCAGCCGTCAATCCTGAATTAGTCGATTCAACTGTTCAGTATATTGCCCGGGAACATAAAATTGCCGACTTCTCGTTTATCAATCAAAACGGAAAAGTAATTACGCAAAAAGACTATGAAGGCAAAATTTATGTAGCCGATTTTTTCTTCACTACTTGTCAGTCCATTTGCCCAATTATGACCACCAATATGGTTGATGTTCAAAAAGCCATTTTAAATAACCCAAAAGTGATGCTGCTTTCGCATACGGTAACTCCGGAAATTGACAGTGTTCCTGTTTTGAAAAAATATGCTCTCGAAAAAGGTGTTATTGACTCCAAATGGAACTTGGTTACGGGCGACAAAAAAGATATCTACAGCTTGGCGCGAAAATCATATCTGGCAGTAAAATTGGGCAAGCCAAATGAATTGTATGATATGGTGCACACCGAAAATTTTGTCTTAGTCGATGCGCATAGAAGAGTTCGTGGCTTTTATGACGGAACTAAAAAAGAAGAAATCAATCGCCTGATTGACGATATCAATTGGCTTTGCGAAAATGATAAAAAGTAG
- a CDS encoding M13 family metallopeptidase, with the protein MKFTILSKTLLTAAVFTSAFQINAQQKTPGINLSLMDKKVSPKNDFFKFVNGTWLKNTEIPADKTRWGSFDELRQNTDKDALAILKEATKNPKYGSNTDQGKAINMYKAAMDTVARNKHGIDPIRPYLAKIDAVKNMVDLQKLMMETEAKGGGVGFFGVGIGADDKNSNRNVVSLGVGGLGLPDRDYYVSEDKDSQEKRAKYVLHVARMLQFLGEKPEQAKANADKILALETAMSSPRLDRVERRDARKQYNPTAISDLQKMVPAIDWNTYLAQVGFKKLDTIIVSQPRYMTALQKIFTENKVEDWKAYMRWMLLRGSASTLSTDIETANWEFYGKTLTGALKQRPRHEKALQVVNGTVGEALGKLYVEQKFPEEAKGKAAKMIKNIMRAYENRINNLAWMSAETKTKAIQKLNSLTIKIGYPDRWKDYSALTIKSPDEGGSFFENGRNVAEWNWKKDLEKQGKPVDKTEWGMSPQTVNAYYNPSYNEIVFPAAILQPPFYNYQADEAVNYGGIGAVIGHEISHGFDDEGSRYNAEGNLVDWWTEDDLKQFTALGGALADQYSALEPLPGAHVDGKFTLGENIGDLGGINAAYDGLQLYLKENGNPGLIDGYTPEQRLFISWATVWRSKMRDEALKNQLKTDPHSPGMYRAYVPLLNLDTFYKAFDIKQGDGMYLEPNKRVKIW; encoded by the coding sequence ATGAAGTTCACTATTCTTTCAAAAACATTGTTGACAGCAGCTGTATTTACAAGTGCTTTTCAAATCAATGCACAGCAAAAAACACCTGGAATTAATTTGTCTTTGATGGACAAAAAGGTAAGTCCAAAAAACGATTTTTTTAAGTTTGTTAATGGGACATGGTTAAAAAATACAGAAATCCCGGCAGATAAAACCCGTTGGGGAAGTTTTGATGAATTGCGTCAAAACACAGATAAAGATGCATTGGCTATCTTAAAAGAGGCGACTAAAAATCCAAAGTATGGTTCAAATACCGATCAAGGGAAAGCCATAAACATGTATAAAGCAGCTATGGATACCGTGGCAAGAAACAAGCACGGAATTGATCCGATACGTCCTTATTTAGCAAAAATTGACGCAGTTAAAAACATGGTCGATTTGCAAAAATTGATGATGGAGACAGAAGCTAAAGGTGGTGGTGTTGGATTTTTTGGCGTTGGAATTGGGGCTGATGACAAAAACAGTAACCGAAATGTGGTAAGTTTAGGAGTTGGCGGATTAGGATTGCCAGATAGAGATTACTATGTTTCAGAGGATAAAGATTCTCAGGAAAAAAGGGCTAAATATGTACTGCACGTAGCAAGAATGTTACAGTTCTTAGGAGAAAAACCAGAGCAGGCAAAAGCAAATGCGGATAAGATTTTGGCTTTAGAAACAGCAATGTCAAGTCCAAGATTAGACAGAGTTGAAAGAAGAGATGCCAGAAAGCAATACAATCCAACAGCGATTTCTGATTTGCAAAAAATGGTTCCGGCTATTGATTGGAACACCTATTTAGCTCAAGTTGGCTTCAAAAAATTAGACACTATTATCGTAAGCCAACCTCGTTATATGACAGCCTTACAAAAGATTTTTACTGAGAACAAAGTTGAAGATTGGAAAGCGTACATGCGTTGGATGTTGTTAAGAGGTTCTGCATCGACATTATCAACTGATATTGAAACGGCTAACTGGGAGTTTTACGGGAAAACATTGACTGGTGCTTTGAAACAAAGACCGCGTCATGAGAAAGCGCTTCAGGTGGTTAACGGAACCGTTGGAGAGGCTCTAGGAAAATTATATGTTGAGCAAAAGTTTCCTGAAGAAGCAAAAGGAAAAGCAGCCAAAATGATTAAAAATATCATGCGTGCTTATGAAAACAGAATCAACAATTTAGCTTGGATGTCTGCAGAAACCAAAACAAAAGCGATTCAAAAATTAAATAGTTTAACGATTAAAATTGGATATCCTGACAGATGGAAAGACTATTCCGCTTTAACGATTAAAAGCCCGGACGAAGGCGGAAGCTTTTTTGAAAACGGAAGAAATGTAGCGGAATGGAATTGGAAAAAAGATTTAGAAAAACAAGGTAAACCAGTAGACAAGACAGAATGGGGAATGTCTCCTCAAACCGTTAATGCGTATTACAATCCATCATATAATGAGATTGTTTTCCCGGCAGCAATTTTACAACCGCCTTTTTATAATTATCAAGCAGACGAAGCGGTAAATTATGGTGGAATCGGAGCGGTTATCGGTCACGAAATTTCACATGGTTTTGACGATGAAGGTTCAAGATATAATGCAGAAGGGAATCTTGTAGATTGGTGGACTGAAGATGATTTAAAACAATTCACAGCATTAGGTGGCGCATTGGCAGACCAATATTCAGCTTTAGAACCATTGCCTGGAGCTCATGTTGACGGGAAATTTACTTTGGGTGAAAACATCGGAGATTTAGGTGGAATTAACGCCGCTTATGATGGTTTGCAATTATATCTAAAGGAAAATGGAAACCCTGGATTAATCGATGGATATACACCAGAGCAACGTTTGTTTATTTCATGGGCAACTGTTTGGAGAAGCAAAATGCGTGATGAAGCTTTGAAAAATCAACTAAAAACTGATCCACATTCACCTGGAATGTACAGAGCTTACGTACCATTGTTAAACCTGGATACTTTCTATAAAGCGTTTGATATCAAACAAGGAGACGGAATGTATCTTGAACCAAACAAACGAGTTAAAATTTGGTAA
- a CDS encoding CBU_0592 family membrane protein, with product MNTTDIIGTIGVGLILIAYFLNIFSLIKKDGILFYTLNILGGAIACFSSYLIRFWPFVVLEGTWAIISVIGLLKSIKKPQVLP from the coding sequence ATGAATACAACAGACATCATCGGAACAATCGGTGTTGGATTAATCCTGATAGCTTATTTTCTGAATATATTTTCACTGATAAAAAAAGATGGAATTCTATTCTATACTTTGAATATTCTTGGTGGCGCCATTGCCTGTTTTTCTTCCTATCTTATTCGGTTTTGGCCTTTCGTGGTTCTCGAAGGAACCTGGGCGATAATCAGTGTAATTGGCTTACTAAAAAGCATAAAAAAACCTCAAGTATTACCTTGA
- a CDS encoding SDR family oxidoreductase: MKQISILGCGWLGLPLAKSLLEKGFSVKGSTTSLDKIPVLKDAGIEAFQIEVSEDKIKGEIDSFLATSEILIIDIPPKLRSVTSENFVKKIQNLIPCIEKSKIKKVVFISSTSVYADDNSIAAESTKPNPNSESGKQLLQAENLLQNNANFKTTVVRFGGLIGEERHPVHFLAGRKDIENPEAPINLIHQTDCIGIIKTIIEQNSFGETFNAVAPFHPTRKDYYIQKALELNLPLPEFDETKISVGKTILSNKLENTLGYKFKKMTL, from the coding sequence ATGAAGCAAATCTCTATTTTAGGTTGTGGTTGGCTTGGTTTGCCTTTGGCAAAATCATTATTGGAAAAAGGATTTTCAGTAAAAGGTTCGACTACTTCTTTGGATAAAATTCCGGTTTTAAAAGATGCCGGAATTGAAGCGTTTCAAATTGAAGTTTCTGAAGATAAAATAAAAGGAGAAATCGATTCGTTTCTTGCAACTTCAGAAATCCTGATTATTGATATTCCGCCCAAATTGCGAAGTGTTACCAGCGAAAACTTTGTCAAAAAAATTCAGAATCTGATTCCGTGTATCGAAAAATCGAAGATTAAAAAAGTTGTTTTTATAAGTTCAACTTCGGTTTATGCTGATGATAATTCTATTGCTGCCGAATCAACAAAACCAAATCCCAATTCGGAAAGCGGAAAACAATTATTACAAGCAGAAAACCTTTTGCAAAACAATGCAAATTTCAAAACTACAGTTGTTCGTTTTGGCGGATTAATCGGCGAAGAACGACATCCAGTACATTTTTTGGCGGGACGAAAAGATATCGAAAATCCGGAGGCTCCAATCAATTTAATTCATCAAACGGATTGCATTGGAATCATCAAAACAATAATCGAACAAAATTCTTTCGGAGAAACTTTCAATGCTGTCGCTCCATTTCATCCGACACGAAAAGACTATTACATCCAAAAAGCTTTAGAACTAAATTTACCGTTACCGGAATTTGACGAAACTAAAATCTCGGTCGGAAAAACAATTTTGAGTAATAAACTGGAAAACACTTTAGGTTATAAATTTAAAAAAATGACACTATGA